In one Capricornis sumatraensis isolate serow.1 chromosome 1, serow.2, whole genome shotgun sequence genomic region, the following are encoded:
- the GP5 gene encoding platelet glycoprotein V, whose amino-acid sequence MLRSALLCAALWLLRAQPYPCPPTCRCAFRDAAQCSRGTVAGIAALGLPTNLTHILLFQMGRGTLQNNSFSGMTVLQRLLLSDSHVSAIAPGTFNDQIKLKTLRLSRNKITHLPGALLDNLVLLEQLFLDGNELKSLDKNLFQKLVHLQELFLNQNQLAFLPASLFTHLGNLKLLDLSGNNLTHLPEGLFGAQVKLEKLLLHSNRLVSLGSGLLDSLRALTELQLHTNHLRSVVPGAFDQLRSLSSLTLSGNSLEFLPSALFLHSHNLTFLTLSENPLEELPKVLFGEIGGLRELRLKGTQLRTLPAAALCNLTGLRILEVSLSPGLSALPEDAFRGLGELQVLALNSTGLASLPAGLLRGLGRLRHVSLRSNRLRALPSALFRNLSSLEEVQLDHNQLEILPGDAFEALPRLAEVLLGHNPWRCDCGLGPFLAWLRRHAGLMGRAEPPRCHGPGPHGGRLLWTLQAGDLVCPRSESWIRPVVEGQSQDHSLFWGLYFLLLAAQALITGIIVFAMIKLGRLFRKLITEFWFEAMRKPCN is encoded by the coding sequence ATGCTGAGGAGCGCTCTGCTGTGCGCAGCGCTCTGGCTCCTGCGCGCGCAGCCCTATCCCTGCCCACCTACCTGTAGGTGCGCCTTCCGCGACGCCGCGCAGTGCTCGCGCGGCACGGTGGCCGGCATCGCCGCGCTCGGCCTGCCCACCAACCTCACGCACATCTTGCTTTTCCAAATGGGCCGCGGCACCTTGCAGAACAACAGCTTCAGTGGCATGACCGTCCTGCAGCGACTGTTGCTGTCCGACAGCCACGTTTCCGCCATTGCCCCAGGCACGTTCAACGACCAGATAAAACTTAAAACCCTGAGGTTATCGCGCAACAAGATCACTCATCTCCCAGGCGCACTGTTGGATAACCTGGTGCTCCTGGAACAGTTGTTTCTGGACGgcaatgaactaaagagccttgacAAAAACCTGTTTCAGAAACTGGTTCACCTGCAGGAGCTCTTTCTGAACCAAAACCAACTCGCTTTCCTGCCTGCTAGCCTCTTCACACACCTGGGGAACCTGAAATTGTTGGATTTATCGGGAAACAATTTGACCCACCTGCCCGAGGGGTTGTTTGGGGCCCAGGTTAAGCTTGAGAAGCTTCTGCTCCACTCGAACCGGCTGGTCTCTCTGGGGTCGGGGCTGTTGGACAGCCTGCGGGCCCTGACGGAGCTGCAGCTCCACACCAATCACCTCCGTTCCGTCGTCCCCGGCGCCTTCGACCAGCTGCGAAGCCTGAGCTCCTTGACCCTTTCCGGAAACAGCCTCGAATTCCTGCCCTCCGCCCTCTTTCTTCATTCTCACAATCTGACCTTCCTGACCCTGTCTGAGAACCCGCTGGAGGAACTCCCCAAGGTGCTCTTCGGGGAGATAGGCGGCCTGCGGGAGCTGAGGCTGAAAGGCACCCAGCTGCGCACCCTGCCCGCCGCCGCCTTGTGCAACCTCACTGGCCTGCGCATCCTGGAGGTGTCGCTGAGCCCGGGACTGAGCGCGCTCCCGGAGGACGCCTTCCGAGGCCTCGGCGAGCTGCAGGTGCTCGCCCTGAACTCCACAGGCCTGGCCTCCCTCCCCGCCGGCCTGCTCCGCGGCCTCGGCCGGCTGCGCCACGTGTCGCTGCGCAGCAATCGGCTGCGTGCCTTACCCAGCGCTCTCTTTCGCAACCTCAGCAGCCTGGAGGAGGTCCAGCTCGACCACAACCAGCTAGAGATCCTGCCGGGCGACGCGTTTGAGGCTCTGCCCCGGCTGGCGGAGGTCCTGCTGGGACACAATCCCTGGCGCTGCGACTGTGGCCTGGGGCCGTTCCTGGCGTGGCTGCGGCGGCACGCGGGCCTCATGGGTCGAGCCGAGCCCCCGCGGTGTCACGGGCCCGGGCCGCACGGCGGCCGACTGCTCTGGACCCTGCAGGCGGGCGACCTCGTCTGCCCGCGCTCCGAGTCATGGATCCGGCCAGTGGTTGAGGGCCAAAGTCAGGACCATAGCCTGTTCTGGGgtctttattttctgcttttagcCGCTCAGGCTCTAATTACCGGGATCATTGTGTTTGCGATGATTAAACTCGGCAGGCTCTTTCGGAAATTAATCACAGAGTTCTGGTTTGAGGCGATGAGAAAACCTTGCAATTAA